Within the Portunus trituberculatus isolate SZX2019 chromosome 26, ASM1759143v1, whole genome shotgun sequence genome, the region TGCCAGTGCCAGGGTGCCGGAGTGCCAGGGACAGTATTAAACAGGATAACCTATTGACCCCTCGTTAAAAGTGAGGTACCCGCTTCTCCCCAAGACTCAGCAATTTCCACTGTATATTTCTGTCAACATCCTTGCATCTCCCCTTTGCCCTACCGTTATCAGGCTCCTCTTTACCTTAGTCCTTATTTCTCCATACTCTCTTGGTGTCGTAGCTTCAGTTTTGGCCCTTAGCATTACAGCATTAACTAACATGTTTGAATTATGCTAGTTTTCGCGCAGACAACCGTACATGCAGcgataatgtatgtgtgtgtgtgtgtatatattttttcagaatgcgtgtttatctctctctctctctccctctccaggtGAAGCGTCCAATGAACAAATACCTGCTGTTTTTCCAAGACTGTCTGCAGCGGGTGAGGCAGGAACACCCCACAGACTCCTATCCAGCCCTCACCCAGCGTGTTGCCGCCCTCTGGAACGCCCTGCCCCCCGCccaggtaggtgtgtgtgtgtgtgtgtgtgagacctaacctaaccgtgtgtgtgtgtgacctaacctaaccacaccacaccacaacacacccactAACTTTATCCTTCCACACCActactgtaccaccaccacaccacacaggctttccattctttttctatctcttttttgcattttctatctttctctctccttctacctcttcttcctatctctcgTGTCTCTaatcctgttttcctccttcatctcaaaagcaaactctctctctttccctttttattttatctttctttctttctcttctccctatctctctctctctctctctctctctctctctctctacatcttttccatttctttaaaCCCTAACAAGcaaactctctttctttctctcttttatttaactttctcttcctgtctttctctttttcctttctttaaaccCTGACAGAAGCaaactctctttctcattttctttctttctcttttatttcactttttctcttcctttctgtttcttctccttatttttcatttcttcaatctttttttcctcctcctccatctctcctttctttaaacaCCAACAGAAGCaaactctctttctcattttctttctttctcttttatttcactttttctcttcttcatctctttccttcatcttctacttactttattttctcttctccctatctctcttttatctctctctctcctcctccacctcttccctttctttgaaCTGTAACAGAAGgaaactctctttctctctcattttctatctttctctcttcctttctccctaccACTCATTTATCTAatcctttccccctcctccttcatcctcctccttcttcatccccCTTCTTCAAACACCAACAGAAGCAGGAGTGGGAGAAGAGAGCACAGGACATTCACCAACAGCACCAGGCAGATCACCCAGGCTACACGTACAACCCCCGCGAGGCAGCACAGCGCCACCGGGAGTACCAGCATATGAGGGAAGAGCGGAGGGGCCTGTACCGAGCTGCCCCGTCCCCTGGCACACCTCGCGGCCTGGCTGGGGAGAAGAGGCGGGGTGGAAGGGCTGGGAGAAACTGGAGGCCTCTTGCGCTGTCTGAGTGGCATTTCATAGGTGGACGctaggtaggtgtgtgtgtgtgtgtgtgtgtgtgtgtgtgtgtgtgtgtgtgtgtgtgtgtgtgtgtgtgtgtgattcttcttcttcttgttcctccttctctctctctctctctctctctctctctctctctctctctctctctctctctctctctctctctctctctctctctctctctcgggagggTATCAACACACAAGCTCTCCTAAACTTTTAATTAGAATCACATTGAGTATATCTTTACACCCAAACACAGACCTcttgtatgtttgtatatgtCACCCTtaagcctacacacacacacacacacacacactgggttccttgtatatacacacataatacaagagagagagagagagagagatatagagataaTATATTGGTGAGGGGCTGTGGTGAGTGACTGTGGGTTTGTCAACATACTGTGGGGGACATACTGTGGGGCtgtgggctgagagagagagagagagagagagagagagagagagagagagagagagagagagagagagagagagagagagatcaattcacacacaccaaataataatatatatcgAGTATTAATGATGTTTTTGTACTGTCATTGTTCATAACTTTGGTCCCACACACTAGACTatgtgaagtagtagtagtagtagtagtagtgacatgttatctactactactactactactactactattttttatctacacatacagagaaaagagacatttaacacacaaatatacataaattacacacacacacacacgccacacaaatatacataaattacacacacgcacacacgtttgTATAAATTAATAtagtttatatctatctatctggtcACCAAGTAAACATATACACattaggtaaggttgggttgggtaaggttaggttagatttagtgAGGTCTATAGTTACATAATTGCTCTACTTGGAAAACATCTTCACAATTCTGCTGCTCTtcaatttatcttcattttcatcttagTTGGTCTTCATATTCAGGGGagtttcttctcatctttttctagtacaacttcttactcttctctttgcagtcagtcttcttcctcttcttcctccagtcctcttcctcatttcctttccaatcatcctctcttcttttctcctccagtcctctcttcctcttcttcctcatttcctttcctttccaatcctcctcctctcttcttttctcatcctcctccttctttcgtctccagtccacttcctcttcctccacctaatAAGCCGGCCTTAAGTTGGTCTCCCGGGACTCACTGTATCAAGGACTTCTACACTCTTGATCTTGACTTATGTGGCATCTTTAGAATTCTTGAGTTTGGCTAtgtccattttctccttctgtgTCTCAATCAAAGCGACAGAGACCTTGTGAGCATTTCCCTGCGTTCCTTCTGTTCTGAGCCCCACGGGAACCTTACTGGGAAGGCTCGTATTGTCCGCAACATGTCCAGCtgtatcatctttctctttacaaTTCTCCGTCtcaatttttttatcttctgtgGGAATGGGAATTGAATCTCCttgtttatcctcctcctctttatcacaATCGACATAATTCCTGTCTCCAGCTTTCAAATCCCCAGAAATATCTTGCATTGTGTCTAAATTCTTCTCAGCCACAGAAATTTTGTCCttggtcttcctctctctggctgtgtgaggggaggagggcagGGCAGCGGTGGGGCGGTCCATGGGTGtggctgtgggtgtgtgtgtgagggcaggCAGTGTGACCAGGGCCTTGTCTGTGTCCAACGCCTTGTAACTCACTCCAGtggggtctgtctgtctggctgtggctgtcaggagagagagagagagagagagagagagagagagagagagagagagagagagagagagagagagagaatatcagtgagatttaattctactactactactactactactactactactactactactactactactactacttctcctaatcctccttatcctcaccctcttcctcttcctcttcctcttccactactactactactactactactactactactactactactactactactactactactactactactaccaccactaccactactactactactactactactactactactactactactactctctctctctctctctctctctctctctctctctctctctctctctctctctctctctctctctctctctctctctctctctctctctctctctctctctctctctctctctctcaccagcagTAGGGGTGTGTCCGGGGGTGGCGGGGGGCGGGCTGGGGCTGTCCTCCACCAGTGCGATGGAGCAGGTGTTGTGGGTGAGGCTGTTGGCACtgctgttgtagttgtagttgttgttggcggtggtggtggtggctgcagtggtggtggtggtggtcttgtggAGCTGCGCCAATATtgtcatctgagagagagagagagagagagagagagagagagagagagagagagagagagagagagagagttttcatgtatatataatttttctgacagtatttatttatttttcatttaagtttttaacacacacacacacacacacacacacacacacacacacacacacacacacacacacacacacacacacacacacacacacacacacacacacactcacctctctcctGCTCATAACACAGCCGTTGCAGGTGCACACCCCCACACGCACCTTGCCCAGGTAGATGCCCTCCTTGTCATACGTGCCCTCCGCCTgccgcctgagagagagagagagagagagagagagagagagagagagagagagagagagagagagagagagaatttgattaTACCAGATTATATGCAAATTGAAATgtggcacacacacagagagagagagagagagagagagagagagagagagagagagagagagagagagagagagagagagagagagagagagagagattcaattaTGGTAACGTTGTCAACTGCACAGGgtaacacacaaacgcacacactcctcttcttcctcttctctatttttctctgtaatcttctttcttccttccctccttatagATATATCCTTCAATtgttaactactactactactactactactactactactactactactactcctccctcacctcctcataTCCTGCAGGTCTGTGAGGGAGTCAGAGTGCGTGTCCCCCCAGCAGCGCCAGCAGAGACAGCAGCAGCATGAACTCAGAAGAACTCTCAGCTCTCGGTACAGCAGCTTGTGACTGAGCCCGTAGATCAAAGGGTTCATCATGCAGGAGGTCTTGGCGAACACTGTAGGGAACAcgtacctggagagagagagagagagagagagagagagagggagaggagttactgtgtgtgtgtgtgtgtgtgtgtgtgtgtgtgtgtgtgtgtgtgtgtgtgtgaaggaagaagaacacagATTtggaaagaacaggaagaaaggggagagagagagaggggacaagaaatatagaagaaagaagaggaggaagatcggagaggaagaggaataaatggaaaaaaaaaaaaaaaccggaggagagaggagacgtggaggatgaaggaagaagaggaggaggaggaggaggaggaggaggagaggagggaggagaaagaggccaGAACAATAgcatttgaagaaaaaaaaaaaaaaaaaaaatgaggcagAAAAGAaatctccatacacacacacagagactcaCCAGAATATGCCAAGGTCATCTCTGAATATTGAGACAACTGAGGAGAGGGCATAGGGCGTCCAGAAGGTCACAAAGCTCAACACCATCAGCAGATTGACCtgatacacacagagagagagagagagagagagagagagagagagagagagagagagagagataaaattttGTACAAGTACTCGTAGAATTAAACAATATTGAACAAATTAAGAATAAGCTTGACTATTAAAATGAATTGTAATGTTtgttaattaataaatataacattagaactattattattattattacctgtaTTCTTCTTACATCACTAAACAGGTTAATTGTATAGATAGAACATAATTAATTTACTACTattaacccttcctaatgtcaataaaatggtctaatggtacacaaatctcaaggtaaaaatgtgtcccagtactgaagtgaagactggccattaatcttctgccctccatagacccttgctaatgtcaataaaatggtctaatggtacacaaatctcaaggtaaaatgtgtcccagtactgaagtgaagactggccattaatcttctgccctccatagacccttgctaatgtcaataaaatggtctaatggtacacaaatctcaaggtaaaaatgtgtcccagtactgaagtgaagactggccattaatcttctgccctccatagacccttgctaatgtcaataaaatggtctaatggtacacaaatctcaaggtaaaatgtgtcccagtactgaagtgaagactggccattaatcttctgccctccatagacccttgctaatgtcaataaaatggtctaatggtacacaaatctcaaggtaaaattgtgtcccagtactgaaggggttaaaatagtgaagactgtggccattaatcttctatccctccatagacccttcctaatgtcaataaaatggtctaatggtactcaaatctcaaggtaaaaatgtgtcccagtcagtactgaaggagttaatttattttcctgtttgttattgctgttgaaATCATTAATAACTTACTTAACCACTACTATTAACATACCATTAGTCAAGAAGAATTTCTACTATTTGtacaccaccattgccaccaccactaccactactactaccaccaccaccaccaccacaataaccagCACTCGTataccgccaccagcaccagcaccaccaagaGCTCCACTTACCCAAAGCACGTGTTTCTCCACCCTGTTCTTGAAGCTTTTCTCGCACAGACAGAGGTAATACTTGCAGCCGCCCCCAGCCTCGTTCTGAGAGAGACAAAATACAGAGATtgtaatagaataaaaataatgaggtcgccgtggtacagtggaaccttgcGTGTTTTGGGGTGCGATAGACAtattaagagaggaaaatagaggtgACGTGACATTCGTATAGATAGAAAGGTGAAGGTAGATTAACTGGTGtttgggaagaggaaagaaataagggaagaaaaaaagaaaatgtgaaagagcgagagaaagaaattacGAGTGAGAGAAgactaagaaaatgagaaaaaaggacaggagagagagagagagagagagagagagagagagagagagagagttaagattaTGGTCCTTTATAGTgagaataaaattaatgaaggaaatgaataaataacaaaaatgcaaacaacaactactactactactactactactactactactactactactactactaccaccacctcgtcctcgtcctcgtcctcgtcctcctcctcctcctcctcctcctcttactactactactactactacaacttctcctcctcctcctcctcctactattagactacaactactactattacctactactactactactactactactactactaccatttcaaTTACAATTACTAgtgctactattacaacaacaaaaactactgctactaatactacaaaaaataacaacaacaactactactactactaccaccactactactactactactactactactactactactactacattaccgTGCTGTATTCATCATATGCGTCCGGCGGGAATAGGTTTGATCTGCGCAGGTAAAGGCGGCGTGACTTGGTGAAGATCTTGGTGTAGCAGATCACCAGCCCCGCCACCTGAACCAGGAAGCAGAACACCACGAGGcctgtgtgttggggagggggaggttaggttagatgaagctaggttacacacacacacacacacacacacacacacacacacacacacacacacacacacacacacgcacacacacacacacataactggtattacactactactactactactacttgtcttcttccacttcacacacacacacacacacacacacacacacacacacacacacacacacacacacacacataaagcccaggccctgtaaatctacaactaggtaaatacacacacacacacacacacacacgtactgagGCTGTAAGCAATGCCCGCCGTGGTCCTGTCGTGCCAGTCAGTGCTGCAGGAGACAGTCGAAGGTTCCAGGGTGTAGCGAGACCAGCCTAGCAGAGGAGCCACGGTGAACAGCAGGCAGtacacccacaccaccagcaGGCAGCGGCGGGCCAGCGACGGTGTGAGCAGGTACTCTGAAGGCGGCgaaggtggtggtaatggtggtaatggtggtaatggaggGGCAGACAATATGGAAACTAGTAAGGAATGAATTGTAGAGGAAATAATGGcaagagattaaccccttcagcaccaggacgtgtttccttattcattctggtgactatttggtgattttctacagcttcagaaactcatgtggggattgaaatagtgaagactgtggccattaatcttctgccctccatagacccttcctaatgtcaataaaatggtctaatggtacacaaatctcaaggtaaaatgtgtcccagtactgaaggggttaaaatagtgaagactgtggccattaatcttctgccctccatagacccttcctaatgtcaataaaatggtctaatggtacacaaatctcaaggtaaaaatgtgtcccagtactgaaggggttaaaatagtgaagactgtggccattaatcttctgccctccatagacccttcctaatgtcaataaaatggtctaatggtacacaaatctcaaggtaaaaatgtgtcccagtactgaaggggttaaaatagtgaagactgtggccattaatcttctgccctccatacacccttcctaatgtcaataaaatggtctaatggtacacaaaactcaaggtaaagatgtgtcccagtactgaaggggttaaaatagtgaagactgtggccattaatcttctgccctccatacacccttcctaatgtcaataaaatggtctaatggtacacaaactcaaggtaaagatgtgtcccagtactgaaggggttaaaatagtgaagactgtggccattaatcttctgccctccatacacccttcctaatgtcaataaaatggtctaatggtacacaaaactgaaggtaaagatgtgtcccagtactgaaggggttaaaatagtgaagactgtggccattaatcttctgccctccatacacccttcctaatgtcaataaaatggtctaatggtacacaaatctctaggtaaagatgtgtcccagtactgaaggggttaaaatagtgaagactgtggccattaatcttatgccctccatagacccttcctaatgtcaataaaatggtctaatggtacacaaaactcaaggtaaagatgtgtcccagtactgaaggggttaaggggagGAATAAGTGGTAGTTGAGAGTgattaagggaaagaaaagaataggaagcgATAGAATAGGCAAAAATAAACCACTTGTGTTTAGAAAgtgaataggagagaaaaatatagtgaAGTTGATAGGATATACGAAAGAAATAGATTATAATACGTGTTTTGTGAAGGGAATAGGGAAAATTTTACAGATTCAtagaaaataggagaagaatAATATACACGTGTTCAGGAaatgaataggaaggaaaattatattGAAATTGATAGGAAATAGGTCAGAACATTTGTCATACGAGTTTGTGAAGGATGAAAGAGGTCCATAgattgataataaaaagaaaatggatacaaTGAATGTGTTTGCAAAGTGGTAGAGTTCGAATCCTGCCCACGGTCGGAGTGCAGGtggggcttcctcactcggggaaaATACTGATAAAATTGATaggaaataggtaaaaaaaataattagtacGTGTTTgtgaaaaggatggaaggaaaaaaaagtatagatagatagatagatacatagatcaATATTGACGACTAATAGGTAGAGGAAATACGTGTTTGTGAAGAGGATAGGGGGAGGAAAAGTACATAGATTCACACTAAATAGGTAACAAACACAATGAAAGCGCCTGCATTGAGAATAGGGAGAATAAACTATAAAACTCACAAGAAATAGGTCAAAAAAACTAATACGTATTGAAACtgataggagaaaaataaagaatacgtGTTTGTAAAGAAAATAGGGAGAACAAAGTGGTAAAATCGATAAGAAATAGGTCAGAGATAAATTATATGTATTTCTGaataggataaagaaaaaaaaggtatatagGTAAACAGCAAAtaggtgaaaaaataagaaatacgcGTTTATGAAGTTAAAAAAGGGAGatattgataaaaatgataagaaataggTAAGATATAGATTGTGATACGTGTTTctgtagaggagagggggaaaaaaatacacaggcTGGTAATAAATAGGTAAGGAATACATTGAACGCGTTTGCAAAGAGGATAGGGAGAACAAAGTGATAAGAAATAGGTCAGAGGTATTTCTGaataggataaaagaaaaagatatatagatagacagcaAATAGGTAACAAATATAATGACAGTGTTTGCAAAGGTAACAGGGAAATATTGATGCAAATGATAGGGAATATGGAGGAGATAAATTGTAATACATGTTTGTGAAGATAGGGATAGATTAACAGCAAATAGGTGATAATGATAAGTACGTGTTTGCAAAGGTAACAGAGGGAAATACTGACTGATAAAACTGATAGGAAATAGGTAATCAAAAATTGTAATACGCGtttgtgaagtgaaaaaaaaaaatgttaggacTGATAGGAAATAGGTAGAAAAAATTGTGATACGTGtttatgaagagaaaaacgcaaaaataatgatgaaaaatgttaGAACTGATAGGAAATAGGTAGAAAAAATTGTGATACGTGtttgtgaagtgaaaaaaaaaaaaatgttaggacTGATAGGAAATAGGTAGAAAAATTGTGATACGTGtttatgaagagagaaaaacgcaaaaataatgatgaaaaatgttaGAACTGATGATAGGAAATAGGTAGAAAAATTGTGATACGTGTTTGTGAAGtgaaaatataacaagaaaaaaaaaagaaaaagaaaaaaaaagactaaatgtGGAaacgaaaacaggaaaagataggaaaagaaaaagaaaaaaaaaaaaacaggagaattttaaagaaaggaaggaatatcaAATtgcgtttgtttgtgtttgtgtttgtttgtgatgGTTTTTAGTTAGAcatgcttggtggtggtggtggtggtggtggttattgttgtCTTTGAAGGAAATATCTGCTTTCATGGGTATATtttttgtggtagtagtagtagtagtagtagtagtagtggtagtggtagtggtagtagtggtagtggtggtagtattggttttagtagtagtagtggtggtggtggtggtggtggtgtggtggtggtggtggtggtggtggtggtggtggtggtggtagtggtggtggtggtggtggtggtggtggtggtggtggtggtggtagtaggtggtggtggtggtggtggtggtggtggtggtggtggtggtgatgattagtgatggtggtggtggtggtggtgagtggtggtggtggtggtggtggtggtggtggtggtggtggtggtggtggtggtggtggtggtggtggtggtggtggtggtggtggtggtggtggtggtggtggtggtggtggtggtggtggtggtggtggtattactattattgttattactattactattattattattattattattataacagtaataatgataataataataataataataataataataataataataaaataacagtggtagtagtaataatagtggtagtagcagtaatagtagtgacagtggtaacagtggtggttgtaataataatggtgacagtggtggtggtggtggtggtggtggtggtggtagtagtagtagtagtagtggtagtagtagtggtagtagtagtggtagtagtggtggtagtagtggtagtagtagtagtagtagcagtagtagtagcagtagcagtagcagtagtagtagtagtagcagtagcagtagcagtagcagcagcagtagcagcagcagcagtagcagaagtagtagtagtgtgagtATGGTACACCTGCATACATGacgatggagaaagaagaattgaaatatatgtaatagagaaaacaggaaaaccaTCAAAGCTGTTGTTAGGCACAAGCAGACGGGCCTCAAGGAAAAAGGTTAGAAACTTTGACCGCGTGAATGGGGCAgatgacacagacagacagacagacagacagacagagagagagtcgttcTGTTTGGGCACTGTGtacgaaggaggggaaagaagacacTTGACCTGGCCATCGTGTTTCCCCTCGTATCCCAAACTCCGCCTTGTTGTTCTCAGTGGTAAGATTCCGCCCCTGTTTCATTCTGAGTGGTGAGATGATACATATGGACACACCTAAGGCCGGGTCATGTACGTGGGGCATTCTGGAGTACATAAGCAAGGATATTGAGAGAGAAGGGCATTATTATTAGAGCAGCGTAGATTATagcaagggaggaagaatggaggtcTCCGAGAGGCTGCGGAACGGAGTCTTGTAACAGTGAAGTGGAGTTGGaagttgtaatgcagtcttgAAAACAAGTAATTCAGTAATTAATATTAGAATGGCGGAGGAATAGCGATTGGGTGTCAACAtttgatattttgatatttggtCACGTAGTGGTTATGGAAGGAGTCGTTGTTGTGGCTGTGGCATGTCGTTCTGTTGTGCTGTGAGTGCTGTGAGAACATCGCCGTGTCGAGTAAGTGTCGTGTCTGTATAATGTATTTCTGGCATCAATATCTTGAGTGTTATGAGCAAATCGCCGTGATGCGGATAGGTGTCAAGTTAGGAGGAAGTCGCAGTAACGCAGATATATTACTTATGAGCGGCACATGAGGTTTAATGAGTACATCACTGTAATGCCTATATTATATCTCATTGAGTGTTATATTTGAAGTAATTGAGATCTTTGTACCGCAGATATATATGATATACTGTCCAGTGAAGAGAACGAAAGGCTTTGGTGAGCAAATTtacgtgtttgttgtgtttgaagCTCGCAGTCATTTTCACATGTGGTATATAGACAGTATGTATTCTTGAAGGGTGTTCATTGTCGGAGACGTATTGCAGGTGTATGTATTACTAGTAGTGATTTAAGTAAAGCAAGAAAATTTCATTGGAGTGTCCATAACCAGTAGCCACAGAGGCATGCAACATGGTGCAACAGATCGGATcacgacagtagtagtagtagtagtagtaatagtagtagtagtagtagt harbors:
- the LOC123509077 gene encoding melanopsin-B-like isoform X4 translates to MERSDVTLLLHFAHVASTGLISTLGNSMFVVVLRRRLRALRDGQTVLLLNAACCDLAISLTGYPYSTLSAFYGGWFFGDVMCQLYGFLCFTLNEVQMNTLVVIAVFRYISICRPQFKYLLTPSLARRCLLVVWVYCLLFTVAPLLGWSRYTLEPSTVSCSTDWHDRTTAGIAYSLSLVVFCFLVQVAGLVICYTKIFTKSRRLYLRRSNLFPPDAYDEYSTNEAGGGCKYYLCLCEKSFKNRVEKHVLWVNLLMVLSFVTFWTPYALSSVVSIFRDDLGIFWYVFPTVFAKTSCMMNPLIYGLSHKLLYRELRVLLSSCCCCLCWRCWGDTHSDSLTDLQDMRRRQAEGTYDKEGIYLGKVRVGVCTCNGCVMSRREMTILAQLHKTTTTTTAATTTTANNNYNYNSSANSLTHNTCSIALVEDSPSPPPATPGHTPTAATARQTDPTGVSYKALDTDKALVTLPALTHTPTATPMDRPTAALPSSPHTARERKTKDKISVAEKNLDTMQDISGDLKAGDRNYVDCDKEEEDKQGDSIPIPTEDKKIETENCKEKDDTAGHVADNTSLPSKVPVGLRTEGTQGNAHKVSVALIETQKEKMDIAKLKNSKDAT
- the LOC123509077 gene encoding uncharacterized protein LOC123509077 isoform X1, whose amino-acid sequence is MNKLVCLISSSHFRVHTYNLDKHGDTHHSLSHNRNASGCGRNSDKRGCDSRCLSRRILKVSIVSESTVHEDGPIQLFTPRLKKRLLQGFWTKQYGTERCHTSTAFRSRSINRGNMADMDPTTTTATTTTTTTTTTITTTSTTTAPHHLTISRETLLGIGVYLVIVGLISTLGNSMFVVVLRRRLRALRDGQTVLLLNAACCDLAISLTGYPYSTLSAFYGGWFFGDVMCQLYGFLCFTLNEVQMNTLVVIAVFRYISICRPQFKYLLTPSLARRCLLVVWVYCLLFTVAPLLGWSRYTLEPSTVSCSTDWHDRTTAGIAYSLSLVVFCFLVQVAGLVICYTKIFTKSRRLYLRRSNLFPPDAYDEYSTNEAGGGCKYYLCLCEKSFKNRVEKHVLWVNLLMVLSFVTFWTPYALSSVVSIFRDDLGIFWYVFPTVFAKTSCMMNPLIYGLSHKLLYRELRVLLSSCCCCLCWRCWGDTHSDSLTDLQDMRRRQAEGTYDKEGIYLGKVRVGVCTCNGCVMSRREMTILAQLHKTTTTTTAATTTTANNNYNYNSSANSLTHNTCSIALVEDSPSPPPATPGHTPTAATARQTDPTGVSYKALDTDKALVTLPALTHTPTATPMDRPTAALPSSPHTARERKTKDKISVAEKNLDTMQDISGDLKAGDRNYVDCDKEEEDKQGDSIPIPTEDKKIETENCKEKDDTAGHVADNTSLPSKVPVGLRTEGTQGNAHKVSVALIETQKEKMDIAKLKNSKDAT
- the LOC123509077 gene encoding uncharacterized protein LOC123509077 isoform X3; amino-acid sequence: MADMDPTTTTATTTTTTTTTTITTTSTTTAPHHLTISRETLLGIGVYLVIVGLISTLGNSMFVVVLRRRLRALRDGQTVLLLNAACCDLAISLTGYPYSTLSAFYGGWFFGDVMCQLYGFLCFTLNEVQMNTLVVIAVFRYISICRPQFKYLLTPSLARRCLLVVWVYCLLFTVAPLLGWSRYTLEPSTVSCSTDWHDRTTAGIAYSLSLVVFCFLVQVAGLVICYTKIFTKSRRLYLRRSNLFPPDAYDEYSTNEAGGGCKYYLCLCEKSFKNRVEKHVLWVNLLMVLSFVTFWTPYALSSVVSIFRDDLGIFWYVFPTVFAKTSCMMNPLIYGLSHKLLYRELRVLLSSCCCCLCWRCWGDTHSDSLTDLQDMRRRQAEGTYDKEGIYLGKVRVGVCTCNGCVMSRREMTILAQLHKTTTTTTAATTTTANNNYNYNSSANSLTHNTCSIALVEDSPSPPPATPGHTPTAATARQTDPTGVSYKALDTDKALVTLPALTHTPTATPMDRPTAALPSSPHTARERKTKDKISVAEKNLDTMQDISGDLKAGDRNYVDCDKEEEDKQGDSIPIPTEDKKIETENCKEKDDTAGHVADNTSLPSKVPVGLRTEGTQGNAHKVSVALIETQKEKMDIAKLKNSKDAT